Part of the Capsicum annuum cultivar UCD-10X-F1 chromosome 12, UCD10Xv1.1, whole genome shotgun sequence genome is shown below.
aaaaaataaaggaataaatgaagaacaaaataGAAATTTGTAAAGCATCTTCATCACATCGCCACTTTTTATTCATGAAACACTCTTCTAAATCAAGCTTTGTAACCTTGGACTTTCCTGGAAAATACAATTCCATCAGCTTACTTTCTTCAGTAACATCAAACTCATTATTGTAATTTCCAGTACATTTTAAACCACTAATTATAGCAAACTCTTGTAAGCCAAACCGTAACCTAGTGTTATTCACTTTAATCCATATTTCATCATCTCTCTCACAAACAAGTTCCCTAAGCAACATTCCATGGATAAGTTGATTTTGAGGAAAAACACTTGGTAAAGATTAGAAATACCCAAAGCAACTATTCTTAAACAAATCAAGTTACTTCTTGTCCAACTTAGATTTCAAGGCAGTCACAATACCACAGTTTGTGTGCACGCTGAGCTGACACTTATAATGATCAGATGGACCAAGAAACAAATCCCAAACCTAAAATACGTACTTTTAggtataaatatttcaaaaatctaCATACACTACTCATACAGTATTCATTACAACAGTGTTGCCAATTCACACagttacaatataaatattcaaactatacacagttcTTATACAATCCTGATACACAATTAGTTATACAGTCAATGTACactaaatttcatgaaaatcactacccaatatatttcatatacaacactgacacatattatatacaataataacacacatatttcaaacatacactaaatttcacaaaaattactacccaatatatttcatatacaacactgacacatattatatacaacaataacacacaTATTGCAAACATACACAAATTCTACACAAAAAGTGAACATCTATCAGACATAGTTAATACATAGAAAGCACAAACAATGTACGTCAAAATCAGTTAATTTGGGTATTTTTCTCTTCCAAGGagcttttttactttttttttggatgattgaGTATCATCTTCTCCGTCATTTGATCgattccttttttttattttttttggaggaACAAGAGTATCTCCTTCATCATTCACATAtatcttcttctttcctttagaTGTTTTTTTTGGAGGAACAAGAGTATCTCCTTCATCATTCACAGTTATCTTCCCTTTTCCTTTAGATGACTtaccatcatcttcatcattttttgaatcactattttttttttccgaATAACAACAAGATTTGAATCATCACTCACatttgtatgtgccttttttttagctgatttttttttgtttcgtcATTGACTAGGACTACCATGAACATTCTTCAAATCCTTCAATCGAACATCACGATGTGttaaatcttcaaaatcatcatcagTAACAACGAAATTAGGATCATATCTTATACCTTTACCAGCTAATTTCGTATCAATACTaacctttttcttgattttcatcactaCAAACGTCAGAAAACCCTAATAGAAAAGAACAGTCGGAAAAAGTATGGGAATTGTAGGTatcagttatatttttttttcgaaaaaaggACAACTGCAAACCTTTATCCTTTAGCGTGTGGCTTATTAAAATAAACGGCTAATAAATGACATTAAAAACAGTCAAAATGTTACTTTTgtccaaaacaaaaaatatgggctattattattcattatttttcaaaagagCTACTTTCCCGTtaattaatgcatgtattatttttttcaatacctcaaccaaacgaccccttattgAAGTTGGTCAATTCATCCATGGACAGTGACATGGTGAAAACTAGACCTTTTTGATCTACCAAAAATGGAATTTGTACCAAAAGCTTAAACAAATGTACTTTGCACATAAAAACAAGATTGTAAAATCCAAAAAGAACCCATTATTCAGTGTAAACTGGTTAACCAATACCCATGGCAGCATTGATACATTGTAACTGCTAATGCCATTTTTGtatcccccccaccccccaccccgcACCCCACGCCAATCATAGGAACCATTATCATCCCTTCCCCTTACCCTACATTTTTGGTCcctatacattaaaaaaaatataaatttacatacataaaaaaaagttttttctttttctaataaaAGATAGAAATCATCAAGAATTGGGATTTTGTAATGGAAATGAAATGATATACATCATTCATTTTCATGTGCTCTTCTTAACTTCAATCCCAATATAAACATATTATAGCTTTCTAGGGTTTAGAGAAAAGGAGAGAAAGAAATTTAAAGCTCCCAACTTTATACACAAATACtagatataaatacatataatgGGGTCTctccttttctcatttttgtaatttttttttttttttttttgggaatttGTAAAGATATTTGCATGTATAAGGAATCATTTGCTTTAGGGTGTCTTTGACATATGGAATTGCTTTATcagaacaaagaaaagaaagaatatataaaGAGAATATGATTTGATGTTTAATGGTTTTTTTTTCTGTTGCTCTTGTTATTCAAAGTTCTTGCTTGAACTCCTTTTATAGGTTGTTGTGCcaaaaaaatccaatctttttGAATTTATAGGAACAATATATGTGTATTGTGTGTTAAGGGTTTGTGGGGGTGGTGAAAGATttgtttttttgggtatttttttgaGGTTCTTGATTCCACCCTTTTCATATTTTGCTGTGAAAAAATCCCATCTTTTTGAGTATATAAGAATATATGTGGTTTGTTTGAAAGGGGTTTGTGGGGTGGTGAAAGATtagtttttttttgggttttctcAAGAATCTTGCTTTTTCACCCTTTCATAGTTTGCTGTGAAAAAATCCAATCTTTTTTGAGTGTGTAGGAAGAATATATGTGTATTGTTTGAAAGGGGTTTGTGGGGTGGTGaaagatttgttttttttttttttttggttttcttgagGGTGAAATGTTGGCATTGGTTGGGGGAGAAGGTGAAATGGAGCAAGAATTTGATGCTAAGTTAAAGATTCAGAATAATTCAAGTAATACTCAGAGATCTAAGAGCTTTGCATTTAGGGCACCACAAGAGAATTTTACAATTCAAGATTTTGAATTGGGAAAGATCTATGGAGTTGGTTCTTATTCCAAGGTGACTTTTTTTGCCCTTCCTTATCTTTTATGTCAGTTTTTTGCTTAGTTTGAATTTGCTAGCATTTCTATATTTAGTTTGTGTTGCTCAAATGTGTGCTCAACTTGAATGTGCTTGTGCTCTTCTTTTACTTCCTTTCATTTCTCTTGATTGGAGTTGGGGATTTGGCTTTGCTCTTCTTCATAAATCTCTTCTGTGCCCACTTCCTCCTCGCTGTTTTTATACTCAAATGCCATTCAGTTCAACTATCTTATTATTCTGATGTGGTGATTGTTCCTGTTTTTAATATGCTTTGTCATGATTTCTTTAGCATTGTTTCTTGGCTTCTTTGCTCTTGTTGTTTTTGCTTTTTTCGAACTGCTcttacttgagccgagggtctatcggaaatggCCTCTCTATCTCGTGAGGTAGGGTAGAGTTGGTGTACACACCatcctctccagaccccacttgtggaattacacCGGCTATGTTGTTGTAAATGCCAATTTGATAGACAACTGCAATTTAGAATGGAAGAGTTTTGTcacttgttttatttttgttgtcaTTTTTACTGAATTCCATATGTCTTCCTTTTTTTTGGGCTGGTTTCATCTCTGTTTGCAAAAATATAGTTTATAGTCCACCGCGAAAAATCTTTTATTGGGTTGGTTTATGTTTGAAGATTGTTCTGAATTTTCTGGTAAGAAGCTGCTCTTTGGAAGagataaatattcataaaaactatGTTTTGTTAGCATTAATGATGTTAGGGTTGCAAAAAGATCATTCTTGTTTCAGTTGCTTTTGGTATAAAGAGAAGATTATCATTTGTAGTAGTAGTTTTTGTAAGCTAATAAATTATTTTGGTTGAACCACAATTTTATAGTGTAACATATTTTTTTACACTTTCTTGGTGTGTTGTATATGGAATATATCTGATTTGTCAAAAAGGAGGTGAAGAAGAAACTTAGCTCCCATTTGGCCATAGATTTTGACGTTGAAACTTGAAACATGAAAATTTGAGTTCATGAAGTTGTGATTTTTGGAATTTGAAGTTGTGTTTTGGACATGCATTTTACTTGGAAAAAGGTTGACGTTTTGTGAGGAAGTCCCAAAAAATGGCCTGTTTCTGGGAACTTGGAAATATTTGAAGATCAGATTTGAAGATTTGATCAATTTTCAAAGCCAAACACATATATTTGgagataaattttcaaaatctacTCCCAAAATCTATGGCCAGACGCTATCTTAGTGTCATTACTTGAAGATCACACTCCTTGTGTAGTGCTCCATCGAGGGTTGCCATTGCCCGTCGTGCGATCAAGTGTATGGCTTGATACATTTAGTATTGTTAACTAACAAAAATCCTCTGAGATGCGTTCTCTCCATTTCATCTTCCCACTTTTTCTTTTGGATAGATTATGAATACAATTAAAGTACATGAACTCACATGGCTGCGTTGATGCTTAATTATCGACATGTCAAATTGAATTTTACCATTTAAGttatttacccttatgatttatCAGGTTGTCAGAGCAAAAAAGAAGGATACTGCGaatgtgtttgccttgaaaatcatGGACAAAAAGTTCATCACCAAGGAAAATAAGACTGCTTATGTGAAACTAGAGCGTATTGTACTTGATCAGTTAGATCATCCTGGTGTTATCCGGCTATTTTTCACCTTTCAAGACACTTTTTCACTGTGTGagtattttaaatattcttcatttaGAGTTGCCCCCTCAATTTTGTCTGCAGTCTTGTCGATCTTTGGTTTgtctaatttaattatatttggcTGTATTATGAAGACATGGCGCTCGAGTCTTGTGAAGGTGGAGAGCTTTTTGATCAAATAACAAGGGTAAGCAAATGAAGAACCTTTATGTGTATACTCTTCTTGTTGTTATGTGAAGTGCCCCAAGTAGAACTCTGTGCAAAATGAATAATGGAAGTTTTGGTCGACCAGTGAACCTTTTGCAGAGTATTACAAATATGGATATTGTACTTCCTTGAATGCTATGTTGCTCGGATTCTCTAAAattgttgccgcacccgtgtcggattcttcaaaTGCACTAATTGTGGAGTATCCTACACACAACCGTTCGACATTTTTAAGTCCAAGTAACATAGCTTGAATGAAAGCAGAATGGTTGAGTTCTTCAATGTTAGATATCCTGCTCATCCGACATTGACTGAAATGCAGCCACCAAAAAAAGTTTATTCTTTCCGACTTCCCAAAAGAATGAACATCTTCTCAAAAGTTCCCTATATATTCTGTTTTTCTTGTCGAACGTTGGTATTTTCAGGAATTTATTGAAAATGTTTCCGTCCTTTCTTCGAAATATTTCCTTTCACTAAAGTTTGTGACTTCTTGTATGATATGCTAATATTCTTGTTTGATTGGCTAGCAAGAGTATCATGAACAATGTACTTTTGACTTCGTGGGTGCAGAAAGGCCGTTTGTCTGAAGACGAGGCACGCTTTTATGCAGCTGAAGTTGTAGATGCTCTTGAATATATACATAGTATGGGATTGATTCATCGAGACATTAAGGTATTTCACGAAGTGGACTTTTACATGTTAATACTTAATATATGGCAGAGGGATTCTGACAGTTTGCTTATTGACAGCCAGAGAACCTACTTCTTACTTCAGATGGGCATATCAAAATTGCAGACTTTGGCAGTGTAAAGCCAATGCAGGATAGCAGAATAACAGTTCTTCCGAATGCTACATCAGGTAATATTGCTTTCTACGAGGACACTCTCCTCGAAATTGGAATTACATTGACCCAATGAGAGTATGTTGTTATCTTGACCATTATTGAATTGTTGATTGTTCTCTTTAACCAGATGACAAAGCCTGTACTTTTGTGGGAACAGCTGCTTATGTCCCTCCTGAAGTTTTAAATTCTTCTCCCGCGACTTTTGGGTACGGAACTCTACGCTTGGAAAAGCCAAAGTCCTTTTCTTCTGTGTCTCATCAGACATGTTGTAGGTCCATGTCTGCATGtttggtccttttaaattttcaaagcTCGTTCATATTATCTTTCTCGGAAAAAAAAGCTCGTTTATATTATTGTTCGCATTTCTTTTTATTATGGATCGGATTTGATCTAACATTATTATTCATTTTGTACATGTTCCACCAGAAATGATCTTTGGGCTCTTGGCTGCACATTGTATCAAATGCTTTCAGGAACTTCTCCATTTAAAGATGCCAGTGAATGGCTCATCTTTCAAAGAATCATCGCCAGAGATATTAGATTCCCAAATTATTTTTCAGATGAAGCCAGAGATCTTATTGATCAGCTGCTGGTAAGCTATTATTTCGTATTTAATATTCACTTCCATCCTGCAGTTCCTCTTTTTTGCTTCCCCAATTATGttagctttttttctttttatgttttatacTTTATACTTCTCCATTTGACTGAACTCTCATCAATAAATTTTATTGCTTTCAGCAAGTTATCTGACTTTCTGcttctaaattttattatttattagaatTATTCACTTTAACCTGTTTCTCGGGACTTACAAATTTGTTGCTAACAAGCAGTGTATTGTCTCTACTTTAACTTATGTTCTTTCTTGAAGTGAGGGATGACCAGCATTGTTTGAGAAATTATAATATTCCTGATCAAAAGTGATAGCTAATTTGTTCTCAGTCGTGGGGCATATATTTGTCTGTTGACCTATCGTCCGTTTGTGAATGAAACAGGGAATATCCCTTCCAAGTGATATTTCTTGAAATAGGCATAAAAGATGCAGCTTTAGGTCCAATAGAGCTAGCTTCTTACATAGAGGGTGCGAATGATTCTAATAGGATATAGTAGTTTTTAACATTCAAAATATAGAGGCAGAAGCTTTGTCCTCGATATGCGGGCTAGCAAGCGCATTTTTTTTCGGTTATAATTTTTCATTACTTGCAGCTATTATTATCTGGTACTATAAAAGAAAGCTTCTAGTGTATCGTGGGTTTAAGAGGCAAGGAGTAATTACAGTGTCAAAAAAATCTCCTTTGTATCTTCCCTTAGCCTTTGGAGAAAAACTATGGGGGAGTACTGGGAGGGGAAGGAGTTAGATAAGTGTATATTTTAATGGTAAGTACAGAAAGAGATACTGTTTTATCAATATAAAGAAATCCCTCCATGATTTCAAGGAGGTGTAGTCAATC
Proteins encoded:
- the LOC107851283 gene encoding 3-phosphoinositide-dependent protein kinase 2, with protein sequence MLALVGGEGEMEQEFDAKLKIQNNSSNTQRSKSFAFRAPQENFTIQDFELGKIYGVGSYSKVVRAKKKDTANVFALKIMDKKFITKENKTAYVKLERIVLDQLDHPGVIRLFFTFQDTFSLYMALESCEGGELFDQITRKGRLSEDEARFYAAEVVDALEYIHSMGLIHRDIKPENLLLTSDGHIKIADFGSVKPMQDSRITVLPNATSDDKACTFVGTAAYVPPEVLNSSPATFGNDLWALGCTLYQMLSGTSPFKDASEWLIFQRIIARDIRFPNYFSDEARDLIDQLLDIDPSKRPGAGPDGYASLKNHPFFSGVDWENLRLQTPPRLAMEPKAPSTQSSGDEQDPSWNLTHIGDGSVRPNDGNGGAASTSEAGSITRLASIDSFDSKWKQFLDPGESVLMISMVKKLQKLTSKKVQLILTNKPKLVYVDPSKLVIKGNIIWSDNPNDLSIQVTSPSQFKICTPKKVMSFEDAKNRAQQWKKAIEALQNR